The segment TGCCAATCGCTCGATTTCTCGCAATCGGTGCGAAATGTAAATCACCGTGACGCCCTGGGACCGCAGATTTTCGATCACCCTGAACAACGCGTCGACTTCGTGCTGGGACAAACTGCTGGTCGGTTCGTCCATGATCAACACACGCGCGTTGACAGACAACGCCTTGGCGATTTCGACCAACTGCTGCACGCCAATCGTGAGCGTTTCGACAACGGTATTGGGATCAAGGTCGAGCCCCACCATCGCCAAATACTTTCGAGATTCCGATTCGATTTTACGAAAGTCGATCAAGCCCATTCGAGTCGGCTCGCGACCCAAAAAGATATTTGCACCAACGTTCAAGTTGTCCGCAAGGTTCAGTTCTTGGTGGATCAGCGCGATGCCAAGATCGAGCGCCTTTTCGACATCATTGATGGTGACAGGCTTGCCGTCCATCAAGATTTCGCCATCGTCGGGCGGCTGAACGCCCGCCAAAATTTTCATCATCGTGCTCTTGCCGGCACCGTTTTCACCGATCACGGCGTGAACTTCACCGGCAATAAAATCAAGGGAAACGTTTGACAGCGCCCGCACACCAGTGAAACGTTTGCCAATTCCACGAACCTCAAGAAGGGGAGCAGATGAGCCTGACACCGACTTCACTTCTCACCCAAAATCTGTTTCTTTTTTGTCCAAAATTCGTCGACGTTGTCGCGGCGAATTTGAGTCGCGGGGATGTTTAAGAATCCGCTTTCGGGTATTTCTAGTTCGGCCAACGTTTGGCCACGTGACAAGCCTGCCAGTACGCGAACCGACTGATATCCGTACTCATACGGGTTTTGCACAATCGTGCCGTAGACGTGTCCGTCGACGATGCCTTGAAGCGTCTCGTCGGCCTCGTCAAATCCGATCACTTGAATTTTGCCCAACTTGCCAGCTTGCGAGATCGCTTCCAACATCAGCGGCGGATTGTATTCGAACAGACCGACCATCCCGGCAAGGTCACTGTGCCGTGACATCGCGTCCTCAGCGTTGGCTTTTCCTTTCACGCGATCGAACTGGTCGGTGTAAGTTCCAACGATATGCCATTTGCCCTCTTTGATTTCGGCATCCGGCGGATCGAACCGTGACGAGTCCTCGCTGCGTCCCAGCAGTTCGTCGATCAAACCTTGACGACGGCGTCGTGCGTTGTCTTGTTCAACACGGCCGATGAACAAAGCAATTTTCCCACCTTCGGGCAAAGCTTGGGCAACCAGCTCGCCACACATACGACCAGCAAGATAATTGTCCATGCCGATGTAGCACTCGCGGTCCGAATTGGGCGCGTCACCGTCATGAGTAATCACGTGAGCGAACTTGGCGGCTTTGTTAAGCAGTTCGTTTTGGTTGTCCGGATCGATCGGGCTGACCGCAAAGCCGTCCGTGCCCTTGGTGATCAAGTCCTCGATCATACGTTTTTGGTCGCTGATGTCACTCGGCATCAACACCGAGACATCCGCATCAAAATCTTCGCCGGCTTGGTTCACTCCTGACTTAGCGATGACCCAAAACGCAGCGACGCCGTTGGTGACATACGCGACCGAGGGACGCGTCTGGGCGGATGATGACTTGGACTGTTTTGATGATCCGCAGCCGACCGTCATCAACACCGATCCAACGAAGGCAAACAGGACTAAGAGCGATGATCGTTTCATTATCAGTGTCAGTAAGGGGTTCTGCCCGGATTTACGTGAGACAGAAGAGTTTAGGCGGCGAAGGTTGAAGTCGCAAGCTTTGCGGACAGACCAATTGGGACGAGTTTGCCGTTTAGCCAGACAGCGACGCCGAATCGGCGTTCCCGACAACCAGCAAAGCCAAATGAAGGATCTCTCTTGAAGGATCTCTCTAAGCCAAGTGACCGCTGGCCATACGACCGGACTATCTGGCACCGATAACGTCGATTCGACGTCACCGCGACTAACAGGGCGGCTTTTGGTGTGGTTACGGTCGCGCATTTGACGAGTCAGAGACCAAGGACGATATTCGTCAAAGCTTGCATCGCAGGAGATCCACCGTTGAAAACCTCTCATCCAACACCTTCACACTTAACCACCCATCGTGCGTTCCGACGACCGATCGGTTCAGTTGCTGGACCGTCGTCGACTGCATCAGCGCTGACCAATGTTTCGGCTACCGATGCGGCCGCGAGAGTAATCAGTGAGACAGCACACGACCTGCGTTCGCCGCTGACATCGGTCCGCGAATCGATCCAATTGATCCATAACGGAGATCTAGGTTCGATCAACGAAGACCAACGCAGCTACCTTTCGGCGGCGATCGACCAATGCAACTGCATCGATCAGATGGTCGGGGAAATGGTTCAACTGGAACGACTCCGAACGGGCGCACCACGCGCGCTGCGTGGTTGGACTCCGGTCGCCAACATTCGGCGGCAAGTTGACGATGCGATCCGATCATGGGCAGTGCCTCGTGGGATCGATGTGTTGTGGGATTCCGCCGACAATGACGACGCAGCGATCTTTGCCGACGAAGCCATGATGCGCCGCCTTGTCGTTAACTTGGCGACCAATGCGATCCGCGCAAGCCGCGAAGGCAGCTCCGTTTTGATTCGCTTGATGCGAACTGAATCCGATGAAATGATTCAGTGGTCAGTCATCGATCAAGGCTCAGGAATCAGCGAGCGGGACATCTACCGAATCGCTGATCGACAAGTTTCCTTCGATGGTGGCGAAGGACTTGGACTATCGATTTGCCGCCAACTCTCGGCGGTCCATTTTTCATCGTTGCACATTCGTTCGCGATTGGGTGAGGGGACCGAAGTCAGCTTCTCGACACCCGCGATGGGACCGCGTTCGGTCGCTGGCGCATGGTCTCGCTGGCGAGTGGCCGCAAGGGTTGCCGAAAGAGGGCCGCTACAAAAACCGGGCCACAGACGCCTGCCGCAGACATCCGCAACCGCAAGAACGTTGGCGGCCACTGAAAAACGAGTTCGCCTGGACCCTCCGTCGATCGCGATTGAAATCACCAGCGAAACCGCAAAACCTCGTTGCGAGGATCGAATCGCCGCTGGCGTGGTAACCTTGGGAGCTGCTGTTTCTCGCGAGAACGCAGATGCGTTCGATCGATTGCTGCAAACCCAAATGCAATTGTTCGAACTTGCCTATCGAACCGACACGCGTCGTTGGGTTTGGGTCTTCGACGTCGACGCCCACGGCGTGGACAATCGAATTGCGATGATCAACGATGCAGCGACGAATCAGATCGGTGGTGTTCGCATGGCGTGGACCCCGCCGCAAATGATCCCTGTCGATGAGCGTCGAACCGAATCGAGACTCAGCGACCTGATGGTCCGCGAATCGCTAGCCGCGTCCAAGTCATCCACGGTGACCGACCATAACGAAGTCCGATTGGGATCGTCGCCACTAGTCCACTCCGACGCCGCTGCGGCCCGACTTGATGCTGAACTGAGACGACTAAGCAACCAAATGCGGGGGCAAACGTCGCGACTGCGTCAACAAGCACGAAACCTGCGACCGTTGAACTAGCAGTCAGCGATTAGCAGCCAGCAGTAAATTTCAACGACGAATTACGACGAACCCGTTGAGGGCATCGATTCGCTATGATCCGGCATGGTCCCACCAAAATCCATTGCCGCCCGCTTCACTGACCGAGTTCGCCCCGGCGAATTTGCCGCCGTCGCTTGGGCGACCGCTTGGTTCTTCTTTATTTTGTTGGGCTACTTGATCGTTCGCCCGGTGCGCGAAACGATGGGCAGCATCGGCGGGACACGAGAACTGCAAGGCCTGATGGCGGCCACGTTCGCCATCATGCTTGTGGCAGTTCCGGTTTATTCCGCATTGGTTGCCGCCTTGCCTCGCCGCTGGCTGGTGCGAGTCGTTTACCACTTCTTCGCAGCCTGCTTGCTGGCTTTTTTCTTGTTGATGCGAGTCGAAAACGAACTCGTTCAAGTCTGGACGGCGAGGGTCTTTTTCGTTTGGGTGAACGTGTTTGCCCTGTTTGCAACCAGCGTGTTCTGGAGCGTATTGGCGGACCTTTTTACCAGCGATCAAGGCAAGCGTTTGTTCGGCCTTGTTGCCGCCGGAGGAACGGCAGGTGCAATTACCGGATCGATCGTAACGAGCAAACTCGCCGGAGTCCTTTCAACAAGCTGGCTACTGCTGATTCCAATCGTGATGATCGAAGCCGGACTATGGTGTGCGTGGCGACTGGAAAAGCGATCCGCCGCAGAATCGCGGCAAGGACACCAAGCCGAAAAACAGGACAAACCGACCGGCGGCGGACTGCTTAGCGGGATCACCTTGATCTTTCGATCACCGTATCTGGCAACGATCTGTGTGTTTCTTTTTTTCGTCCAAGCCTGTGGTACACAACTCTATTTTGAGCAAGCTGAAATCGTCAACGCCACCATCGAATCCAAGCAACAACGAACAGTGCTGTTCGCCAACTTGGACCTCGGTGCACAAGTCTTGACGCTGCTTGTCCAGGCTCTGTTGTCGAGCGTGATTCTGCGACGATTCGGCGTTGCTGTGACGCTTGTGATCTTGCCGCTGGTTTATGGACTTGGATTTGCATCGCTCGCGTTTAGCCCAACCCTTGCCACGTTGATGGTCACGATGATCGCGACGCGAGCGACGGGATACGGCATCACCGTCCCTGCTCGCGAGGTCCTGTTTACGGTGGTTAGCCGCGAAGAAAAGTACAAGTCAAAGAGCTTCATCGACACGGTGGTTCTGAGAGGTGGCGATGCGATCTCTGGACAAGTATTCGGGTCACTGCGATCACTCGGATTGACGTTCACAACGCTAAATTTGGCTGTGCTGCCAATCGTTGGAATCTGGGCCGCCGTTGCTTGGCGACTCGGCGGACAGCAAAAACGTCGTGCCGAAGAACAGCCCCTTGAAAAACAGACAACGTTGCGAACGTTTTCTACCGATGCCGATTGAAACTCATTGCGATCGGCAACCCCAAGACTCCGCCAAGCGGTATCGCCAAGACCGCAAACGCAACACAGTGCCAGATTTCGATCGGGGCAAACGGTTCACACTTGGCCAAGATGGCTGCGATGATGGCGACTGGAATCAACCACGCAGTCGATACGATCGCGATCGCGCCAAGACCAGCCAATCTGGATTTCAGCAACGCCGCCGCGACCGAAACCGCCAAGACCGCTTTGGCGATCAACAACGTCACGATCACCGGCGTCGTCCAGAGACAGATTTCTCGCAGCGAGGCCATCGCGGACTCCCAGTCCGTTTGCCGGGTGAACCACATGGCAAACCAACCGACGAGGCCGAGAACAAAGATGCTGACGCCCGCGACCACGGCAATGGCAATCCAATCACGGCCTGCCGCCGCAGTCCAATACATCCCTATCGTCCAACCAAAAATCACGGTTGTTACCGACACGATGATCAGGATCGAAAGCTGAACTCCGATTGCGAAAGAATGATCGGGAACTCCCAACCACGCCGCCTGAGTAACGGCCCACTGCATCCAACTTTCGCGATTCGACGGCCACAGCGACCAGCCAGCAAACACAATCAGAATGCCCGAATAGACAAGCACCATGATCCCCATGGAAACGGCTAGCCGAGTCCACACGATTTGAGCATCCGTGAACGGCGAACGCACCAAGAAGGGTGCCAGCAGCGACGAATTTGACTTCTCCATCATGTTGGCGCCGTTACCCGACACGGCCGCTAAACTAGCGAACCCAATCACTGCCATCGTCAACGTGACGGGATGCAGCGGGAACACCAACGTCAACAACAAGATCGACGGTACCACCACCCACGTCAGCATGCGAAGCATCCATTCCCGGGTGCTGGCAAACTCGTACCAAGCCAGCGCTTTAAGAGGCGTCGCAAACTCGCGGTGGCGATCGACGGACTGCATCCACTGGGGAGCCAAACCGATGCGCGACGAATTGGCCAGCGACGGAACCAGGCCGTCGGGTGCTGTGCGTGCTCGCTCGATCGCTCGGACGGATCCATAAGTCGCAACGGCGTAGTTAGCGACCAAAAATAAGTGGCTGAACCAGAACGCCGCCCAGCGAAAGAACGGGATGTGAATATTGCGTTGGTTCATGAACAAAACGAAAACGCTTAGCGTGATCACTGCGACAACCGGCAGCGTAGCCAACCTAAGCCAGGCCCACTGCATCGGCCGCCAAGCGATCGCCATTCCCCAAATCGCGATCGAAGAAAATGCGATACAAGGAATCACTCGCGGGATAGGTTCGGAAGTCGCATAGCGAAGGAACGTTGAAAAGATCAACCACAACGCGCCAATCCAAGCCGTTTTCAAAGCGAGCGGCACAATCGCAATCTTCCATGATCGAATCGGACTTCGCAAAATCCAACGGTCACAATTGCTTTCGGCCGAACCGATACTGTTGCCACTGCTGAAATCGAACAGCACAAAACTAGCAAACCCGGCCGGCAAGAAACTCCATACCATCAGAGTCCCCAGCCAAGGTAAATCAGGCCTGGACGCACCTCGTTCTCGCATCGTCCATTCCAGCACCATTCCAATCGCCGTTCCGATCACGACAACGGCAATCAAGAATATCGCTGGCTTGCGACTTCGCGAAACAGCCAACCGAGTCAGGGCAAGTATCTCAGACATTAGTTGGCTCTCCTTCTATCGCAGCAACAGCCACTGGCCGCACGCGAGCCGAAAACCAGCGTTCCAGCGACAGGGGCCGCGTCTCGATCAACTCGTGCGCGGACAAAAAAGCATTTCGGTCAAACTGGTCAAGCTTCGCAGCGGCCGACCATTCGCCGCCGCTGGCTTGCCAGCCAAACACACCGCTGATCGACGGCGGTGCGGACACCGACCTTTCGAATCGGCAAACGATTTCGATGTATTCCGACGACAATTGGTTCGACGTGGTCGTTTCAATGATTTGGCCGTCATGCATCAGCGCGACATGGTCGCAAACGCGATCCACTTCTTCGAGCAAGTGGCTCGAAAACAGCACCGTGCGGCCATCATCATTGACCGTGCGAATGATCGCTTCCAAAATGTCGCGACGTGCGATCGGATCGAGCCCGCTGGACGGCTCGTCCAAAATCAACAACTGTGGTCGGTGTGCGATCGCGACCAACAGACCGGCTCGCGCTCGCCCGCCCTTGGACAACGCACTGAGCTTCGTTGATCGCGAAAGCGAGAACAGATCGCAAAGTTCTGTCGCGTACGCCTGATCCCAAGTGGGGTAAATCGCGCGAGTGAAATCGATCAGCTCACCCACTCGAATCCATTTCGGCAGCGAGTCTTCTTCGGTCAAATACCCAACTCGTTTCAGTACGCCTTCGGGATCCGCCACAGGATCCTCGCCAAGCACACGAACCCGCCCCTGCTTAGCGGCAAGCGATCCGATCAGGTGCCGAATCAATGTCGTCTTGCCAGCACCGTTGAGCCCCACGAGGCCAAAAACGGTGCCGCTGGGAACGGCCAGACTGACGTTTTCGAGCGCGACTTTTCCGCGAAACGAACGGCTTAGCCCTTCGACTTCCACGGCGTAAGATGCATCCGCGCCGACCGACTCAGAACCCAAGGAGTTGTGGGTGGGCGAACTTGCAGGATCATTCATGACCGTTCTCCATCGCGAGTAATCTGGGAGTCACGTTTGCGCAACAGCTCGACCACGTCGTCGAGCGAAAAGCCGAGGTGGCGAGATTGGATGATCAAATTGTCGAGGTGCTTTTCCAGCATTCGGCGCCGCTCGGCGATGCTGCGCCGCTCGTGCAGTTCGGCGACAAAGGTCCCCGTGGTACGGCGTTTCTCAACCAGCCCCTCGACTTCCAGTTCGCGATAGGCTCGGGCAACCGTGTTTGGATTGACCTGCAAGGTTTCTGCAAGCGCGCGAATCGCAGGCAACTCGTCGCCCGAATCCAAACCGCCTGTCACGATGCGGTTTCGAATTTGATCGACGATCTGCTGGTAGATCGGAACGCCGTCGGAAGAAAGATGGATACGCATGATTGACCTGTTGTGTTAACTCAGTGATACAACAGTCGGTTTTGCCTGTCAAGCAAAAAGCGTGAAACCGCGGCAACGTGAAGCCGGCCCCCAAATGCCGGTTTCACGCGTGCAACTGAAAGAAATCTGTTTTTCGACCAAATGCACTTGCGAAAGGGGGGGCGATCTTGCGATAGCCCACTGAAGCAACAACCCAAACGGTCATGCGAAATTTGACGCGCATGCCCAGGGGCTTTGAACGCATCGACTTCCAGCGAAGTGATTCCGTACAAAGCCTGGATGAATCGCAGGAGCAACGAAAACAATGACTCAACGAATACTGCCAATAACGACACTTCGATCCATGCTTGCCGTGGCCGCCATCATCGGACTCTCGATTTCGGCCAATGCCCAAGACATGGTTCCTGAATTCGGCGCCGAACCGGCATCGCCCACCGCGGGCATGTTCAGCAACCTGAACCCTGCGAACTGGAAGATGCCAGACTTCAAGGGCATGCTTCCCGGCCAAGACGAGAAAGCCCGGATCGTTGAAAAGAAGGACGGGCTATTCAGTGAAGTCAAAAAATCAGCTTCTAACAGCTGGGCCAAGACCAAAGAGGTCTTCAACCCTCAAAAGCTCAATCCGGTCAACTTCCTGCCCGCTTCGTCGCGAACGGAATCGACCAGCGAAGAAGCGAAGCCGGGATTCTTTCGATCGCTGTTCATGCCGGCACCTGTCGAAGAACAGCGCACCGAAACGGTGCAAGACTTCTTGAAGCAATCTCGCCCCAACTGACGTATCGTCCAGCGATTCGTCACTACACCGAACACTCGTCGACCGCTCGTCGAACACTCGTCGATTTAGCAGCACGAAGCACAAGCAAGTGATCCACTTGCTTGCACTTCTTTCGAATCAACGTTGAACGGACCCGCGCGAGGTCAAACCGAGGCGGACTCTTGCAATCCGAATGCGAAAAGCGTTTCTCGCAGTCGCTGAGCCTCGTCTTCATTCAGCGGTGTCATCGGCAGACGCAGATCACCACTGTCGCGGCCGACCATTTGCATCGCTGCCTTGAGCGGGATCGGGTTGCTTGCGATTCCCAGCATGTTGCTGCACAGAGCAAACATTCGGTGGTGAAGTTGCCTCGCCGTTGCGAAATCACCAGCAGCGGCGGCATTCACCATTTCGATCATTGGCCCCGGCGCCAAGTTGCCGACGACCGAGATCACGCCTTCGGCGCCGACACTCATCATCGGCAAAGTCAGCGAGTCGTCGCCAGACAACACAGTCAAATCGGTGGTTCCTAGGATCGCCGAGCATTGATCTAGTTTGCCGGTGGCTTCCTTGACCATCGTAATTCCAGCTAGCCCCGAGAGCCGCTGTATCGTTTCGACGTCTATCTCCTTTCCCGTTCGACCGGGAATGTTGTAAACGCAAACGGGGATCCCAGCATCTTCAGCAATCGCTTTGAAGTGTTGGTAAAAGCCTTCTTGGGAAGGTTTGTTGTAGTACGGTGCGACCTGCAGCGTCGCATCAGCACCTTCTTTCGCGGCCCGGCGAGTCAATCGCAAGGCTTCGGCGGTACTGTTGCTGCCAGTGCCGGCCATCACTTTGGCACGCCCGGCGACGCACTGGATCACTTCGGTAATGACGCGTTCGTGCTCATCGTGCGACAAAGTCGGCGATTCGCCGGTCGTTCCAGCTGGCACAATGCATGTGGTTCCCGCATCGACCTGGAATTCGATTTGTTCTCTCAGTCGGGCGTAATCGACTTCACCATCGGTGAAAGGCGTAATGATCGCAACCGACAAACCTGCGAACTCAGACCCCTTACGCGGGGAATTACTGCGCGGTGGATGACCCTGGGTCATGAAAAATCTCGCTTCAAATGGACGTGAATGACTCGGGCCGAAGTGTACCAGCACTGCGGGTTTTCGCTAAAGGACCGAAACCAGGGGAAAACGAGAAATTCCGCGGCCTCTTTGGGCTTGCGTGAGCGGCTTCTTACGCCATACTTACCCGCTTCGCGTGAAAACACCTGGCTGCATCTCCTGCGCCAAATGGTAAATTGTGCCGGCAAGTGATGCTGACATGGTTGTCTCGCCTGACGGCAAAGACCACGCAGTAACGAAACAAGACTCCCGATCAACATTGTCAGTTTAAGGTAACGCATCGATGGCGGACGTATTTCAAGTCGAAACTCGCACAGAAGTCGGTTCGGCAGCCACGCGGCGTCTACGCATGACGGGCATGGTTCCCGCTGTTCTTTATGGACACGGCGAGGCAAACAAGCACTTGGCCATTCCTGAAGCCCAAGTCCGATCCGTACTGCGACACCACGGCAAAATGGTGGAACTAAGCGGCGATTGCAAAGAAACCGCCTTGGTTAGCGATGTCCATTGGGACCCGTTTGGTATTGACGTTCTGCACTTGGACCTGATCCGAGTGAACCTAAAGGAACTGGTCGAAGTCACCGTTCCAATCAACTTGCATGGTGAATCCATCGGTGTTCGCGAAGGCGGAATGCTGCTGGAAAACTTTCACGAAGTGGAAATTCGCTGCCCTGCCGGCCAAATCCCGGAAAGCATCAGCTTGAATGTCACCGAGCTAGGCCTTGGCGCCAACATGACTGCTGGTGACCTGGAATTGGGCGAAGGCATTGAGCTAATCACCCCTGCTGACACTGTCGTTTGCCACGTCGAAGAGCCTCGCACATCGTCCGCGGACGACGATGGTGCCGCTCAAGAAGTTGAGCCCGAAGTGATCGCCAAGGGCGGTGAAAAGACAGAAGAGTAGAGCAACGATCCCGTGAAGCTTATCGTTGGGCTAGGAAATCCCGGAAACAAGTACGATCAGACGCGACATAACATTGGGTTTGTCGCCGTCGAAAAGATTGCCTCCTTGATTTCGGCAAGCCCTTCGAAGAC is part of the Rubripirellula reticaptiva genome and harbors:
- a CDS encoding sensor histidine kinase; its protein translation is MKTSHPTPSHLTTHRAFRRPIGSVAGPSSTASALTNVSATDAAARVISETAHDLRSPLTSVRESIQLIHNGDLGSINEDQRSYLSAAIDQCNCIDQMVGEMVQLERLRTGAPRALRGWTPVANIRRQVDDAIRSWAVPRGIDVLWDSADNDDAAIFADEAMMRRLVVNLATNAIRASREGSSVLIRLMRTESDEMIQWSVIDQGSGISERDIYRIADRQVSFDGGEGLGLSICRQLSAVHFSSLHIRSRLGEGTEVSFSTPAMGPRSVAGAWSRWRVAARVAERGPLQKPGHRRLPQTSATARTLAATEKRVRLDPPSIAIEITSETAKPRCEDRIAAGVVTLGAAVSRENADAFDRLLQTQMQLFELAYRTDTRRWVWVFDVDAHGVDNRIAMINDAATNQIGGVRMAWTPPQMIPVDERRTESRLSDLMVRESLAASKSSTVTDHNEVRLGSSPLVHSDAAAARLDAELRRLSNQMRGQTSRLRQQARNLRPLN
- a CDS encoding NTP/NDP exchange transporter, whose protein sequence is MVPPKSIAARFTDRVRPGEFAAVAWATAWFFFILLGYLIVRPVRETMGSIGGTRELQGLMAATFAIMLVAVPVYSALVAALPRRWLVRVVYHFFAACLLAFFLLMRVENELVQVWTARVFFVWVNVFALFATSVFWSVLADLFTSDQGKRLFGLVAAGGTAGAITGSIVTSKLAGVLSTSWLLLIPIVMIEAGLWCAWRLEKRSAAESRQGHQAEKQDKPTGGGLLSGITLIFRSPYLATICVFLFFVQACGTQLYFEQAEIVNATIESKQQRTVLFANLDLGAQVLTLLVQALLSSVILRRFGVAVTLVILPLVYGLGFASLAFSPTLATLMVTMIATRATGYGITVPAREVLFTVVSREEKYKSKSFIDTVVLRGGDAISGQVFGSLRSLGLTFTTLNLAVLPIVGIWAAVAWRLGGQQKRRAEEQPLEKQTTLRTFSTDAD
- a CDS encoding 50S ribosomal protein L25, producing MADVFQVETRTEVGSAATRRLRMTGMVPAVLYGHGEANKHLAIPEAQVRSVLRHHGKMVELSGDCKETALVSDVHWDPFGIDVLHLDLIRVNLKELVEVTVPINLHGESIGVREGGMLLENFHEVEIRCPAGQIPESISLNVTELGLGANMTAGDLELGEGIELITPADTVVCHVEEPRTSSADDDGAAQEVEPEVIAKGGEKTEE
- a CDS encoding GntR family transcriptional regulator — encoded protein: MRIHLSSDGVPIYQQIVDQIRNRIVTGGLDSGDELPAIRALAETLQVNPNTVARAYRELEVEGLVEKRRTTGTFVAELHERRSIAERRRMLEKHLDNLIIQSRHLGFSLDDVVELLRKRDSQITRDGERS
- the dapA gene encoding 4-hydroxy-tetrahydrodipicolinate synthase, coding for MTQGHPPRSNSPRKGSEFAGLSVAIITPFTDGEVDYARLREQIEFQVDAGTTCIVPAGTTGESPTLSHDEHERVITEVIQCVAGRAKVMAGTGSNSTAEALRLTRRAAKEGADATLQVAPYYNKPSQEGFYQHFKAIAEDAGIPVCVYNIPGRTGKEIDVETIQRLSGLAGITMVKEATGKLDQCSAILGTTDLTVLSGDDSLTLPMMSVGAEGVISVVGNLAPGPMIEMVNAAAAGDFATARQLHHRMFALCSNMLGIASNPIPLKAAMQMVGRDSGDLRLPMTPLNEDEAQRLRETLFAFGLQESASV
- a CDS encoding ABC transporter ATP-binding protein → MNDPASSPTHNSLGSESVGADASYAVEVEGLSRSFRGKVALENVSLAVPSGTVFGLVGLNGAGKTTLIRHLIGSLAAKQGRVRVLGEDPVADPEGVLKRVGYLTEEDSLPKWIRVGELIDFTRAIYPTWDQAYATELCDLFSLSRSTKLSALSKGGRARAGLLVAIAHRPQLLILDEPSSGLDPIARRDILEAIIRTVNDDGRTVLFSSHLLEEVDRVCDHVALMHDGQIIETTTSNQLSSEYIEIVCRFERSVSAPPSISGVFGWQASGGEWSAAAKLDQFDRNAFLSAHELIETRPLSLERWFSARVRPVAVAAIEGEPTNV
- a CDS encoding sugar-binding protein, with the protein product MKRSSLLVLFAFVGSVLMTVGCGSSKQSKSSSAQTRPSVAYVTNGVAAFWVIAKSGVNQAGEDFDADVSVLMPSDISDQKRMIEDLITKGTDGFAVSPIDPDNQNELLNKAAKFAHVITHDGDAPNSDRECYIGMDNYLAGRMCGELVAQALPEGGKIALFIGRVEQDNARRRRQGLIDELLGRSEDSSRFDPPDAEIKEGKWHIVGTYTDQFDRVKGKANAEDAMSRHSDLAGMVGLFEYNPPLMLEAISQAGKLGKIQVIGFDEADETLQGIVDGHVYGTIVQNPYEYGYQSVRVLAGLSRGQTLAELEIPESGFLNIPATQIRRDNVDEFWTKKKQILGEK